A single region of the Mycobacterium avium subsp. avium genome encodes:
- a CDS encoding TIGR03085 family metal-binding protein → MSVARRERAALVETLRGVGPDAPTLCEGWTTRDLAAHLVIREYRPDATPGIMIPFLASHTAKVQSQVTAQNDWDELLDKVAAGPPVYSPFKLLDPVANVGEMFIHHEDVRRAQPDWTPRALEPALARTLRRTLPLMARLTLAKVPARVALRTPEGKTVLTAGRGPAVTVTGAPEELLLFAVGRAARVDFEGDAAAVQAVRDAPKGL, encoded by the coding sequence ATGTCTGTTGCTCGACGGGAACGCGCCGCCCTGGTGGAAACTCTGCGTGGCGTCGGCCCGGATGCGCCCACCCTGTGCGAGGGCTGGACGACGCGGGACCTGGCCGCGCACCTGGTGATCCGGGAGTATCGGCCCGACGCGACGCCGGGCATCATGATCCCGTTCTTGGCCTCGCACACCGCCAAGGTGCAGAGCCAGGTCACTGCGCAGAACGACTGGGACGAGTTGCTGGACAAGGTCGCCGCCGGCCCGCCGGTCTACTCCCCGTTCAAGTTGCTGGACCCGGTCGCCAATGTGGGCGAGATGTTCATCCACCACGAGGATGTGCGACGCGCCCAGCCGGATTGGACGCCGCGTGCGCTGGAGCCGGCGCTGGCCCGCACGCTGCGACGCACCCTGCCGCTGATGGCCCGGCTCACCCTGGCCAAAGTGCCCGCCCGGGTGGCGTTGCGCACCCCGGAGGGCAAGACCGTGCTCACCGCCGGGCGGGGCCCGGCGGTCACGGTGACCGGGGCGCCCGAGGAGCTGCTGCTGTTCGCCGTGGGGCGAGCCGCCCGGGTCGACTTCGAGGGTGACGCGGCGGCGGTGCAGGCGGTCCGCGACGCCCCCAAGGGCCTCTAG
- a CDS encoding class I SAM-dependent methyltransferase, translating to MTAPQRRGLNDVVTRMWSFLAPAYDLPFLQQWVYRPPHNEVIAQLRSHGSRRIADIACGTGILSERIQRELNPDEIYGVDMSDGMLNQARAKSDRVQWLRAPAEQLPFDDGALDAVVTTSAFHFFDQPAALREFHRVLAPGGLVAVSALSTRRPLLQASADSRWKPQHNASAPEMRKLFEDAGFVIGDQYRIPRPAWTRLVSDLLTVGTKRD from the coding sequence ATGACCGCACCGCAGCGGCGAGGGCTGAACGACGTCGTCACGCGGATGTGGAGCTTCCTGGCGCCGGCGTATGACCTGCCCTTCCTGCAGCAGTGGGTGTACCGGCCTCCGCACAACGAGGTGATAGCCCAGCTGCGCAGCCACGGTTCGCGCAGAATTGCCGACATCGCTTGCGGCACAGGGATACTCAGCGAGCGGATCCAGCGCGAACTGAATCCCGACGAGATCTACGGCGTGGACATGTCCGACGGCATGCTCAACCAGGCGCGGGCGAAATCGGACCGGGTGCAGTGGTTGCGGGCGCCGGCCGAACAGCTCCCGTTTGACGACGGTGCGCTCGACGCCGTCGTGACGACGTCGGCGTTTCACTTCTTCGACCAGCCGGCGGCATTGCGGGAATTCCATCGCGTGCTGGCCCCCGGGGGGTTGGTGGCCGTCTCGGCGCTCAGTACCCGGCGACCGCTGCTGCAGGCATCCGCCGACAGCAGGTGGAAGCCGCAGCACAACGCGTCGGCTCCCGAGATGCGCAAGCTGTTCGAGGACGCGGGGTTCGTGATCGGCGATCAGTATCGGATCCCGCGGCCGGCCTGGACGCGCCTGGTTTCTGACCTGCTGACCGTCGGCACCAAACGCGACTAG
- a CDS encoding chitin-binding protein, with protein sequence MRLKQFVGGVSIAGALGAAALGMGAGFAGAAPGAPPPPGGHGAPPAGGPGHGGSQPGDFHHPTGPNDPGGPGGPGGPGGPPGGPGGPGHPGGPGGPGGPGGPGGPGGPDHPGGPGGPGGPDHPGGPGGPGGPDHPGGPGGPWHGDPQRGYFHGAPWGDGPAPWGPGEPPRPAWDRPLPPPGGHWDYGPIDYWGYQETPVWDPGFNQWGFWFFGVWIPL encoded by the coding sequence GTGAGGTTGAAGCAATTTGTCGGAGGGGTGAGCATCGCCGGAGCGCTCGGCGCCGCCGCGTTGGGAATGGGAGCCGGGTTCGCCGGCGCCGCTCCCGGGGCACCGCCGCCTCCGGGCGGGCATGGCGCCCCTCCCGCGGGCGGCCCCGGCCATGGCGGGTCGCAGCCCGGAGATTTCCACCATCCGACCGGCCCCAATGACCCGGGCGGTCCCGGCGGGCCGGGTGGGCCCGGTGGGCCGCCTGGCGGTCCTGGCGGCCCCGGTCATCCCGGTGGCCCTGGTGGACCAGGCGGACCTGGCGGTCCCGGCGGCCCGGGTGGGCCGGATCACCCCGGCGGCCCGGGCGGGCCCGGCGGTCCCGATCACCCCGGCGGCCCCGGTGGGCCGGGCGGGCCCGATCACCCCGGCGGCCCGGGTGGTCCCTGGCATGGGGACCCCCAACGTGGCTACTTCCACGGCGCCCCGTGGGGCGACGGACCCGCCCCCTGGGGACCGGGTGAACCACCGCGTCCGGCGTGGGATCGACCGCTCCCTCCGCCCGGCGGGCACTGGGACTACGGCCCGATCGACTACTGGGGCTACCAGGAGACTCCCGTCTGGGATCCCGGGTTCAACCAGTGGGGCTTCTGGTTCTTCGGAGTGTGGATCCCGCTGTGA
- a CDS encoding class I SAM-dependent methyltransferase produces the protein MPRTDNDTWDLSTSVGATATMVAAARAIATNADNPLIEDRFAEPLVRAVGVDFFTRWVTGDLVAADVDDHDSGWKLEHMPVAMAARTRFFDSFFQGATQAGIRQAVILASGLDARAYRLAWPAGTTVFEIDQPQVIEFKTATLAKLGATPQATLRTVAVDLRDDWLKALVEAGFGKGQPTAWIAEGLFGYLPPEAQDRLLDNITALSADGSRLACEAIPDMSEVDTEKAQEMMRRATAKWREHGFNLEFGDLGYQGERNDVAEYLDGLGWRSVGVPMSQLLADAGLEAIPQTNDSVSVADTIYYSSVLAK, from the coding sequence ATGCCACGCACAGACAACGACACCTGGGACCTTTCCACCAGTGTGGGCGCCACCGCCACGATGGTGGCCGCCGCACGCGCCATCGCGACCAACGCCGACAACCCGCTGATCGAGGACCGATTCGCCGAGCCGCTGGTTCGCGCCGTCGGGGTGGATTTCTTCACCCGCTGGGTCACCGGCGACCTCGTCGCCGCCGACGTCGACGACCACGACTCCGGTTGGAAGCTCGAGCACATGCCCGTGGCGATGGCCGCCCGTACCCGCTTCTTCGACTCCTTCTTCCAGGGCGCGACGCAGGCCGGGATTCGGCAGGCGGTGATTCTGGCCTCCGGCCTCGACGCGCGCGCCTACCGGTTGGCCTGGCCGGCCGGTACGACGGTGTTCGAGATCGACCAGCCTCAGGTGATCGAATTCAAGACCGCCACGCTGGCAAAGCTGGGCGCGACCCCGCAGGCCACGCTGCGCACCGTCGCCGTCGACCTGCGCGATGACTGGCTAAAAGCATTGGTGGAAGCGGGTTTTGGCAAGGGCCAGCCCACCGCATGGATCGCCGAGGGGCTGTTCGGCTATCTGCCGCCGGAGGCCCAGGACCGCCTGCTGGACAACATCACCGCACTCAGCGCCGACGGCAGCCGGTTGGCGTGCGAAGCTATTCCGGACATGTCAGAGGTAGACACCGAGAAGGCTCAAGAGATGATGCGCAGGGCCACCGCGAAATGGCGGGAGCACGGCTTCAACCTGGAATTCGGCGATCTGGGGTATCAGGGCGAGCGCAACGATGTCGCCGAGTACCTGGACGGCCTGGGCTGGCGGTCGGTCGGCGTTCCGATGAGTCAGCTGTTGGCCGACGCCGGACTCGAGGCGATCCCGCAGACCAACGACTCCGTGTCGGTGGCCGACACCATCTACTACAGCTCGGTGCTGGCCAAATGA
- a CDS encoding class I adenylate-forming enzyme family protein, translated as MTFWSLIAEAARRGSPRPLLADEHGRSMTARQLSDAACVAAAALAERGVRRGAVVSWQLPTTLETVVLMAALARLGAVQNPIIPVLRESEVRFITGQLNTEYFVAPGLWRGFDHGGLARALSAERGFEVITVDLAAPPAAGALRLPGADPDSLPAPPQSADEARWIYYSSGTTAAPKGIRHTDSSVIAGSAGVVGMVGATSSDVDPIAFPVAHIGGAAMLATALLTGMRLALFEAFDPAATPLAIAAHNPTFLGTATPFFVAYLEAQRAQGNRPLFPSLRGCLAGGAPITAELSRRVRDTFGVAGIANAWGMTEFPCATSPSLTAAPEVLDHTVGPPVPGVEVRVVDGAENELPAGQEGELRLKGPQCFLGYADPTLDADAFDDQGWLRTGDLGLIDADGNVRVTGRTKDAIIRNAENISALEIENALAAHPAVADVAVIGIPDPRTGERVCAVVVPATADGVTLESLVQHCRSRGLSRYKHPERLVVVDTLPRNQFGKVIKKDLRDAFG; from the coding sequence GTGACGTTCTGGTCGCTGATTGCCGAGGCCGCACGACGCGGCTCACCCCGGCCACTTCTCGCCGATGAGCACGGCCGCAGCATGACCGCACGTCAGCTCTCCGACGCCGCATGCGTCGCCGCGGCCGCGCTGGCCGAGCGGGGAGTCCGCCGGGGCGCCGTCGTGTCCTGGCAGTTGCCCACCACGCTCGAGACCGTGGTGCTGATGGCCGCGCTGGCCCGGCTCGGTGCGGTGCAGAACCCGATCATCCCGGTCCTGCGGGAAAGCGAAGTCCGCTTCATCACCGGCCAGCTGAACACTGAATACTTTGTGGCGCCTGGGCTTTGGCGCGGCTTCGATCACGGTGGGCTGGCTCGGGCGCTGTCGGCCGAACGGGGCTTCGAGGTCATCACCGTCGACCTGGCGGCGCCGCCGGCCGCCGGTGCGCTGCGCCTGCCCGGCGCCGATCCCGATTCCCTGCCGGCGCCGCCGCAATCCGCCGACGAGGCGCGCTGGATCTACTACTCGTCGGGGACCACCGCCGCTCCCAAGGGGATTCGCCATACCGACAGCTCGGTCATCGCCGGCTCGGCGGGGGTGGTCGGCATGGTGGGGGCCACCAGCAGCGACGTCGATCCGATCGCCTTTCCGGTCGCACACATCGGCGGGGCCGCGATGCTGGCCACCGCACTGCTGACCGGCATGCGGTTAGCGCTGTTCGAGGCGTTCGACCCGGCCGCCACTCCGCTGGCCATCGCCGCACATAATCCGACGTTCCTGGGCACCGCGACGCCCTTCTTCGTCGCCTACCTCGAAGCCCAACGGGCCCAAGGGAATCGGCCACTATTCCCGTCGCTGCGGGGATGCCTGGCCGGAGGCGCACCCATCACCGCCGAGTTGAGTCGACGGGTCCGCGACACCTTCGGGGTGGCCGGCATCGCCAACGCCTGGGGAATGACCGAGTTCCCCTGCGCGACATCCCCGTCGCTGACCGCGGCGCCCGAGGTCCTCGACCACACCGTGGGGCCGCCGGTGCCCGGCGTCGAAGTCCGCGTGGTCGACGGCGCAGAGAATGAACTGCCCGCCGGGCAGGAAGGCGAGCTGCGGCTCAAGGGACCCCAGTGCTTCCTCGGCTACGCCGACCCGACGCTGGACGCCGACGCCTTCGACGACCAGGGCTGGCTGCGCACCGGCGATCTCGGCCTGATCGACGCCGACGGCAACGTCCGCGTCACCGGCCGCACCAAAGACGCGATCATCCGCAATGCGGAGAACATCTCGGCCCTCGAGATCGAGAACGCACTCGCGGCGCATCCCGCCGTCGCCGACGTCGCCGTCATCGGGATCCCCGACCCGCGCACCGGCGAACGGGTCTGCGCCGTCGTGGTACCCGCGACGGCCGACGGCGTCACGCTGGAATCCCTTGTGCAACACTGCCGATCACGCGGGCTGAGCCGCTACAAACACCCCGAGCGCCTGGTCGTCGTCGACACCCTCCCGCGCAACCAGTTCGGCAAGGTGATCAAGAAGGACCTGCGCGACGCCTTCGGGTGA
- a CDS encoding STAS domain-containing protein yields the protein MVTPLTLDTGRGSDGNPVLVAVGEIDLSNIDAFHRALATAAAEVTGSDGAVLVDLSAVEYVDSAAINALAAHADHIALVAHPVLMPVFRVSGLTELTTVEAAPSPPALR from the coding sequence ATGGTCACCCCGCTGACGCTGGACACCGGCCGTGGTAGCGACGGCAACCCGGTGCTGGTGGCAGTGGGCGAAATCGACCTGAGCAACATTGACGCATTCCACCGGGCGCTGGCCACCGCCGCCGCGGAGGTCACCGGGAGTGACGGCGCGGTGCTCGTCGACCTCAGCGCCGTGGAGTATGTGGACAGCGCCGCCATCAATGCGTTGGCCGCGCACGCCGACCACATCGCGCTCGTCGCGCACCCGGTCCTGATGCCCGTCTTCAGGGTCAGCGGTTTGACCGAGCTGACCACCGTCGAAGCCGCACCCTCGCCGCCGGCACTTCGTTGA
- a CDS encoding VIT1/CCC1 transporter family protein, whose protein sequence is MSSTPHPAEPHIGSVSSKLNWLRAGVLGANDGIVSTAGIVVGVAAATALRAPILTAGSAGLVAGAVSMALGEYVSVSTQRDTEKALLIQEHQELRDDPAAELDELAALYEAKGLTAATARTVAEELTDQNPLLAHAEVELGINPEELTNPWHAASSSALSFAIGALLPLIAILLPPPTWRIPVTVVAVLIALVITGAVSARLGGAPQLRAVARNAIGGSLALAVTYTIGHVVGAAID, encoded by the coding sequence GTGTCGAGTACGCCACACCCGGCCGAACCCCACATCGGTTCGGTGTCGTCGAAGTTGAATTGGCTGCGCGCCGGCGTTCTGGGCGCCAACGATGGAATCGTGTCCACCGCAGGCATTGTCGTGGGCGTCGCGGCGGCCACGGCGCTGCGCGCTCCCATCCTGACCGCCGGCAGCGCCGGACTGGTGGCCGGGGCGGTGTCGATGGCGCTGGGCGAATACGTCTCGGTCAGCACTCAGCGCGATACCGAGAAGGCGCTGCTGATCCAGGAGCATCAGGAGCTGCGTGACGATCCGGCCGCCGAACTCGACGAGCTCGCCGCGCTCTACGAAGCCAAGGGTCTGACCGCGGCGACGGCGCGTACCGTGGCCGAGGAACTCACCGATCAGAATCCGCTGCTGGCCCATGCCGAGGTCGAGCTGGGCATCAATCCCGAGGAGCTGACGAATCCGTGGCATGCCGCGTCGTCCTCGGCGCTCTCGTTCGCCATCGGCGCGTTGCTCCCGTTGATCGCGATTCTGCTGCCGCCGCCGACGTGGCGGATTCCGGTCACCGTCGTGGCGGTGCTCATCGCGCTGGTGATCACCGGCGCGGTATCGGCCCGCCTCGGTGGCGCGCCGCAGCTTCGCGCCGTGGCGCGTAACGCCATCGGAGGCAGCCTCGCGCTGGCGGTCACCTACACGATCGGCCACGTGGTCGGCGCCGCGATCGACTGA
- a CDS encoding acyl-CoA thioesterase domain-containing protein, which produces MAEPNVVPDQPRWADGLPYFVRDGNDLVPTEIARGGWGPSLSGHVVGGLLAWAVEQAAADAGLQPARLTVDLPRPTALEPLRVHTQVRHDRRRLRLVEAVISQNDVVVAQASALFLRRGPQPDGRVWSPPVQMPPVPLDQTYSTLFMRTYGWGSQVQNPDPDWPQTDGPKYTWIHETRPLIDDEPLSAFTRAAMAGDITASIANWGSKALQFINADYTLTLSRLPEGDHIGLASLTHHSHDGVASGSAVLVDTVGPIGTGLSVAIAHSGFRPPSADPSAR; this is translated from the coding sequence GTGGCCGAACCCAATGTCGTTCCCGATCAACCTCGCTGGGCTGACGGGCTGCCGTATTTCGTGCGCGACGGAAACGATTTGGTACCAACCGAAATCGCGCGCGGCGGATGGGGGCCGTCGCTCAGTGGCCATGTCGTCGGCGGGCTCTTGGCGTGGGCCGTCGAGCAAGCCGCCGCCGACGCCGGCCTGCAACCGGCCCGGTTGACCGTCGACCTGCCCCGGCCGACGGCGCTGGAACCGCTCCGGGTGCACACCCAGGTGCGCCACGACCGGCGGCGGTTACGGCTGGTCGAGGCCGTCATCAGCCAAAACGACGTCGTCGTGGCGCAGGCGAGCGCGCTGTTTCTGCGCCGCGGCCCGCAGCCCGACGGGCGGGTCTGGTCACCCCCGGTGCAGATGCCGCCGGTCCCGCTGGACCAGACCTACTCGACGCTTTTCATGCGCACCTACGGCTGGGGCTCGCAGGTGCAGAACCCCGATCCGGACTGGCCGCAGACCGACGGCCCGAAATACACCTGGATACACGAGACGCGCCCGCTGATCGACGACGAGCCGCTCAGCGCATTCACCCGCGCGGCGATGGCCGGTGACATCACCGCGTCGATCGCCAACTGGGGCAGCAAGGCACTGCAGTTCATCAACGCCGACTACACGCTCACGCTGAGCCGGTTGCCCGAGGGCGACCACATCGGGCTGGCCTCGCTCACCCACCACAGCCACGACGGCGTTGCCAGCGGCTCGGCCGTCCTGGTCGACACCGTGGGCCCGATCGGCACCGGACTGTCGGTTGCCATCGCGCACTCGGGATTTCGTCCGCCGTCCGCCGACCCGTCGGCGCGGTGA